The proteins below are encoded in one region of Bifidobacterium catenulatum DSM 16992 = JCM 1194 = LMG 11043:
- the ribF gene encoding bifunctional riboflavin kinase/FMN adenylyltransferase yields the protein MKTITLTPDASGMVDWPTLSNDKKSVVTIGSFDGMHQGHQAVIRRVVELAKKEQSFSVVVLFDPRPALVHGYAAKNGGQEPPADMVDTQALTSMQERLRAIDKLGVDYTLIVHYTLAFAAKSYRFFLGQMVGKLGMRTLTLGSDAAMGANRAGDVKAIENLALATGVFQLEVVDDRGPGETRVPANAQPVMPTGHGEPTDPLEGASKAERRAWSKKNQAKPVRVWSSTNVRYLLGQGRIKDADAILGHSHAVEGIVVHGEERGRTIGFPTANLSDNVAGYLPVDGVYAGWLVDLGSKTVESDHAGAASDGISQQFDSSSVDARLADHSPYRWPAAISIGTKPTFNEATGMNDRVVEAYAITDDWLDLYDHQVRVEFTGFLRPQIKFDSAQDLIDELKRNVEETKRITA from the coding sequence ATGAAGACAATCACACTCACGCCTGATGCCAGTGGCATGGTGGATTGGCCTACGCTGAGCAACGATAAGAAATCCGTGGTGACCATCGGTTCGTTCGATGGCATGCATCAGGGCCATCAGGCGGTGATTCGCCGCGTGGTGGAACTCGCCAAGAAGGAGCAGTCCTTCTCCGTGGTGGTGCTATTCGATCCGCGCCCTGCATTGGTACACGGTTACGCAGCGAAGAACGGCGGTCAGGAGCCGCCGGCCGACATGGTTGATACGCAAGCGCTCACCAGCATGCAGGAACGTCTTCGCGCCATCGACAAGCTGGGAGTGGATTACACGCTCATCGTGCACTACACACTGGCATTCGCGGCGAAATCATACCGATTCTTCCTCGGCCAGATGGTCGGCAAGCTGGGTATGCGCACTTTGACGCTCGGCTCCGACGCGGCCATGGGGGCAAATCGCGCCGGAGACGTAAAAGCCATCGAGAATCTAGCGCTCGCTACTGGCGTGTTCCAGCTTGAAGTGGTTGATGATCGAGGTCCCGGAGAGACCCGAGTGCCAGCCAATGCCCAACCGGTTATGCCGACCGGCCACGGCGAGCCAACAGACCCGCTGGAAGGCGCTTCCAAGGCGGAACGCCGCGCATGGAGCAAGAAGAACCAAGCCAAGCCCGTGCGTGTGTGGAGTTCCACGAACGTGCGCTACCTGCTAGGCCAGGGACGCATCAAAGACGCCGACGCGATTCTGGGGCACTCGCACGCTGTGGAAGGCATTGTGGTGCACGGCGAGGAACGTGGACGCACCATTGGATTCCCGACGGCGAATTTGAGTGACAATGTGGCCGGTTATCTGCCGGTTGACGGCGTGTATGCGGGTTGGCTCGTTGACTTGGGATCGAAAACTGTAGAGAGCGATCATGCGGGAGCAGCGTCCGATGGTATTTCGCAACAGTTTGACTCGTCTTCCGTTGACGCCCGCCTTGCCGATCATTCGCCGTATCGTTGGCCCGCTGCGATTTCCATCGGCACCAAGCCGACCTTCAACGAGGCGACCGGAATGAACGATCGCGTGGTCGAAGCTTACGCCATCACCGACGATTGGCTTGATTTGTACGATCATCAGGTGCGCGTGGAATTTACAGGATTCCTGCGTCCGCAAATCAAGTTCGATTCCGCACAGGATCTGATCGACGAGCTGAAGCGCAATGTCGAGGAAACCAAGCGAATTACTGCCTGA
- the radA gene encoding DNA repair protein RadA, producing the protein MAKTSSQFVCSECGWNGPKWLGRCPECGQWGTIEEFHEARPAASKRTAAPGRTSRTQSHTVPASAAKPITEIGTENISRISTGFTEFNRILGGGIVPGSVTLIAGEPGIGKSTLLLETAGNVARLCAAQPERNTVLYISGEESQAQVRMRASRIGAVEPNLLLSATTDLSTVLGLIEQSKPALAIVDSAQTIVSQEVDGISGGSTQVREVASALIDTAKTLDIPVLLVGHVTKDGSIAGPRTLEHLVDVVCQFEGDAETALRMLRAVKNRFGPTDEVGCFDMSGEGIEEVTDPSGLFLSSSNSASSAPVEGTCVTFTLDGHRSLPIEVQSLVTKSVLPTPRRAANGVDANRIAMLVAVLYRHGNVNLLANDLYISTIAGGQAREPGCDLAIVGALASAAKSKAIGRTTCAIGEISLTGQVRPVPRLEYRLREAARLGFTTAVVPTLRREIAIPGLSIVQVDTLQDALGAMLR; encoded by the coding sequence ATGGCAAAGACGTCCTCACAATTTGTATGTTCCGAATGCGGCTGGAATGGCCCGAAATGGTTGGGCCGCTGCCCCGAATGCGGCCAGTGGGGCACCATCGAGGAATTTCACGAGGCCCGTCCCGCCGCTTCGAAACGCACCGCGGCCCCCGGGCGCACATCGCGCACGCAATCGCATACGGTGCCCGCTTCCGCCGCAAAGCCCATCACGGAAATCGGCACGGAAAACATTTCCAGAATCAGCACGGGTTTCACGGAATTCAACCGCATACTCGGCGGCGGCATCGTACCCGGCTCCGTAACGCTCATCGCAGGCGAGCCGGGCATCGGCAAATCGACACTGCTGCTGGAAACCGCCGGCAACGTGGCCCGTCTTTGCGCGGCGCAACCGGAACGCAACACGGTACTGTATATTTCCGGCGAGGAATCGCAGGCGCAGGTGCGTATGCGAGCATCACGCATAGGCGCGGTCGAGCCGAATCTGCTACTGTCCGCCACCACCGACCTGTCGACCGTGCTCGGACTGATCGAGCAAAGCAAGCCTGCGCTGGCCATCGTCGATTCCGCACAGACCATCGTCTCGCAGGAAGTCGACGGAATTTCCGGAGGGTCGACGCAGGTGCGCGAAGTGGCGAGCGCCCTGATCGACACTGCAAAAACGCTTGATATTCCAGTATTACTGGTCGGTCATGTCACCAAAGACGGCTCGATTGCCGGTCCGCGCACGTTGGAGCATCTCGTTGATGTGGTCTGCCAATTCGAAGGGGATGCTGAAACCGCGCTTCGCATGCTGCGCGCGGTGAAGAATCGTTTCGGTCCCACCGATGAGGTCGGCTGTTTCGATATGAGCGGCGAAGGCATCGAAGAGGTGACGGACCCGTCTGGGCTTTTTCTTTCATCATCCAATTCCGCCAGTTCCGCTCCGGTGGAGGGCACGTGCGTGACGTTCACCTTAGACGGCCACCGCAGCCTGCCCATCGAAGTGCAGTCGTTGGTCACCAAATCGGTATTGCCGACGCCTCGCCGTGCGGCGAATGGCGTGGATGCGAACCGCATCGCCATGCTGGTGGCGGTGCTATACAGGCATGGCAACGTCAATCTTCTGGCAAACGATCTCTATATTTCCACAATTGCTGGAGGTCAGGCACGTGAGCCGGGCTGCGATCTGGCGATTGTGGGCGCGTTGGCGAGCGCCGCGAAGTCGAAGGCGATTGGCCGCACCACGTGTGCGATCGGCGAGATTTCGTTGACCGGGCAGGTGCGCCCGGTGCCGCGACTGGAATACCGGTTGCGCGAGGCTGCCCGTCTTGGCTTCACCACCGCTGTAGTGCCGACATTACGTAGAGAAATCGCAATTCCCGGATTGTCGATCGTTCAGGTCGACACATTGCAGGATGCGCTTGGCGCCATGTTGCGATAA
- a CDS encoding 30S ribosomal protein bS22, whose translation MGSVIKKRRKRMSKKKHRKLLRKTRHQRK comes from the coding sequence ATGGGCTCGGTCATCAAGAAGCGCCGCAAGCGCATGAGCAAGAAGAAGCACCGCAAACTGCTTCGTAAGACTCGCCACCAGCGCAAGTAG
- the rpiA gene encoding ribose-5-phosphate isomerase RpiA, producing MDKAQQDALKKAAGIEAAKLIQNGMIAGLGTGSTVRFLVDELGRRVQEEGLEFTGVTTSRRTQEQAEGYGIKIVDIDDVDHIDVTIDGADEVDKNFNGIKGGGAALLWEKIVATNSNKIVWIVDESKVVDTIGKFPLPVEVIPFGAGQVVKRFEARGYKPVLRLDAEGKPVRTDENNYVVDLHLERIEHPEALADDLINTVGVVEHGLFLHMVDQVIVGDPNGPRVLTNSNK from the coding sequence ATGGACAAGGCACAGCAGGACGCATTGAAGAAAGCAGCCGGCATCGAAGCTGCCAAGCTGATTCAGAACGGCATGATCGCAGGTCTGGGCACCGGCTCGACCGTGCGTTTCCTAGTCGACGAGCTCGGCCGCCGCGTACAGGAGGAAGGCCTGGAGTTCACCGGCGTGACCACTTCTCGCCGCACCCAGGAGCAGGCCGAAGGCTACGGCATCAAAATCGTCGACATCGATGATGTTGATCACATCGACGTGACCATTGACGGCGCCGACGAAGTCGACAAGAACTTCAACGGCATCAAGGGCGGCGGCGCTGCCCTGCTGTGGGAGAAGATCGTGGCCACCAACTCCAACAAGATCGTGTGGATCGTGGACGAATCCAAGGTCGTTGACACCATTGGCAAGTTCCCGCTGCCGGTCGAGGTGATTCCGTTCGGCGCAGGCCAGGTCGTCAAGAGGTTCGAAGCACGCGGATACAAGCCAGTGCTGCGCCTCGACGCCGAAGGTAAGCCGGTGCGTACCGACGAAAACAACTATGTGGTCGACCTGCACCTCGAGCGCATCGAACATCCGGAAGCTCTGGCCGATGACCTCATCAACACCGTCGGCGTGGTGGAGCACGGCCTGTTCCTGCACATGGTGGATCAGGTCATCGTGGGCGACCCGAACGGCCCACGCGTGCTCACCAACTCCAACAAGTGA
- a CDS encoding RNase H family protein, whose protein sequence is MTITVSTDGSALGNPNGPMGWGWADHELATGGKPGHHHEGDCDAGGATNGTNQIGELCAVLEALRAHPGSEPLVIETDSQYAINCSTTWVHGWKKNGWKNSQKKPVKNADLIRAIDAEISKRPGSVKFVWVKGHAGNAGNEKVDELARTYAGDCRSKVREGYLPLEGWQSLLASEYSQGIDVPDDAQMLLDGKITSDEYHIGRGQGESAGGSLADDLIGVSDPEPRPRSIADMLVEPEGYPTPDEATLPLPPNGMPAESDEMPEPTTVLATAISDSTPSDTTTSDSTQSDTTAPRKSYAEMLIKTDYFPREDAENASDGTLQPTQSEQSATRSDETADSLQSPETQESLADAPQSAMQPQQSQQPRRKSPSGLSVSGTIRFTPPPNSSPTFDGRLRRIRGYIAVEGYVQGDGTLVLEDAPFAVKHN, encoded by the coding sequence ATGACGATTACGGTTTCTACAGACGGTTCCGCTTTGGGTAATCCGAATGGTCCGATGGGTTGGGGTTGGGCCGATCACGAACTCGCGACAGGCGGCAAGCCGGGGCACCACCATGAGGGCGATTGCGACGCCGGCGGAGCAACGAACGGCACCAACCAGATCGGCGAACTGTGCGCGGTGTTAGAGGCGCTGCGCGCGCATCCCGGTTCCGAACCGTTGGTGATCGAAACCGATTCGCAGTATGCGATCAACTGTTCCACCACGTGGGTGCATGGCTGGAAGAAGAACGGCTGGAAGAACTCGCAGAAGAAGCCAGTGAAGAACGCGGATTTGATTCGCGCGATCGACGCCGAGATTTCCAAACGTCCTGGATCGGTAAAATTCGTATGGGTCAAGGGCCATGCCGGCAATGCGGGCAATGAAAAGGTGGATGAGCTTGCGCGCACTTATGCTGGCGATTGCCGTTCGAAGGTTCGCGAAGGATATCTTCCCTTGGAGGGTTGGCAGTCGCTGCTGGCTTCCGAATACTCGCAAGGCATCGATGTTCCCGACGACGCCCAGATGCTGCTCGACGGCAAGATCACTTCGGACGAATACCATATCGGACGCGGGCAGGGCGAATCTGCCGGCGGCTCTCTGGCCGACGATCTGATAGGTGTGTCCGATCCGGAACCGCGGCCACGTTCCATAGCGGACATGCTGGTGGAGCCCGAAGGCTACCCCACGCCCGACGAGGCGACGTTGCCGCTGCCTCCCAACGGAATGCCGGCAGAATCCGACGAAATGCCGGAACCGACCACAGTGCTTGCCACGGCGATATCCGACTCCACGCCATCGGATACCACGACGTCTGACTCTACGCAATCCGATACCACCGCACCACGCAAATCGTATGCGGAAATGCTGATCAAAACGGATTATTTCCCGCGTGAAGACGCGGAAAACGCATCCGACGGAACGCTGCAGCCAACACAGTCCGAGCAATCGGCGACGCGGTCCGATGAAACCGCCGACTCCCTGCAATCACCAGAAACACAGGAATCGCTGGCAGACGCACCGCAATCGGCGATGCAACCGCAACAATCCCAGCAACCACGCCGGAAAAGCCCTTCGGGACTGTCAGTGTCGGGTACCATTCGTTTCACGCCCCCGCCAAATTCCAGTCCTACGTTCGACGGCAGGCTCCGCCGTATTCGCGGCTACATCGCGGTGGAAGGGTATGTGCAGGGCGATGGCACACTGGTATTGGAGGACGCGCCGTTCGCAGTCAAACACAATTAA
- the pgm gene encoding phosphoglucomutase (alpha-D-glucose-1,6-bisphosphate-dependent) produces MVANNAGMPATPADLINVDEVIGKYYDVVPDPNVPEQRVSFGTSGHRGSSLKTSFNEAHIVAITQAIAEYRKKAGVTGPLYIGRDTHALSEPAWKTAIEVLVANGVTVRIDSRDDFTPTPVVSQAILTHNRAADGTQRFTGEGLADGIVVTPSHNPPTDGGFKYDPVTGGPAPADVTNAIADRANELLGDFKNIKRVPFEQAVKSDLVERFDFREHYVADLENVIDFDVIRSSGVRLGIDPLGGASVNYWPLMNEKFNLTIDVVRPQVDPTWSFMTIDHDGKIRMDPSSPYAMKGLVDSLNNGAWDKYDLVGGTDPDADRHGIVCPNWGVMNPNHYIAVCVEYLFGGNRPGWPEGAGIGKTLVSSSLIDRVAASIDAKLVEVPVGFKWFVDPLFKGEVAFGGEESSGMSFLRKDGRVWTTDKDGLIPDLLAAEITAKTGKNPAQLHQEQVERFGESWYKRIDTPTTLEQKQKFAKLSGDDVAATTLAGEDITAKLTEAPGNNAKIGGLKVTTKNNWFAARPSGTENIYKVYAESFESPEALDKVLAEATEVVDKALAE; encoded by the coding sequence ATGGTTGCAAACAATGCGGGAATGCCCGCCACCCCAGCAGATCTGATCAATGTCGACGAGGTCATCGGCAAGTACTATGACGTCGTCCCCGATCCCAACGTTCCCGAGCAGCGTGTCTCCTTCGGCACCTCCGGACATCGTGGCTCGTCCCTGAAAACCTCGTTTAACGAGGCCCACATCGTGGCCATCACCCAGGCCATCGCCGAATACCGCAAGAAGGCCGGCGTGACCGGCCCGCTGTATATCGGCCGCGACACCCACGCCCTGTCCGAGCCGGCTTGGAAAACCGCCATCGAAGTGCTCGTCGCCAACGGCGTGACCGTGCGCATCGACTCCCGAGACGACTTCACTCCGACCCCGGTTGTGTCTCAGGCCATCCTGACCCATAACCGCGCAGCGGACGGCACACAGCGTTTCACCGGCGAAGGCCTGGCCGACGGCATCGTCGTGACCCCGTCGCACAACCCGCCGACCGATGGCGGCTTCAAGTACGATCCGGTCACCGGCGGCCCGGCTCCGGCTGACGTCACCAACGCCATCGCCGACCGCGCCAACGAGCTGCTCGGCGATTTCAAGAACATCAAGCGTGTTCCGTTCGAACAGGCCGTCAAGTCCGATCTGGTCGAGCGCTTCGACTTCCGTGAGCACTACGTCGCAGATCTGGAGAACGTCATCGACTTCGACGTGATCCGTTCCTCCGGCGTGCGTCTGGGCATCGACCCGCTCGGCGGCGCTTCCGTCAACTACTGGCCGCTGATGAACGAGAAGTTCAACCTGACCATCGACGTGGTGCGCCCGCAGGTCGACCCGACCTGGAGCTTCATGACCATCGACCACGACGGCAAGATCCGCATGGATCCGAGCTCCCCGTACGCCATGAAGGGTCTGGTCGATTCCCTCAACAACGGCGCTTGGGACAAGTACGACCTGGTCGGCGGCACTGATCCGGATGCCGACCGCCACGGCATCGTATGCCCGAACTGGGGCGTCATGAACCCGAACCACTACATCGCCGTGTGCGTGGAGTATCTGTTCGGCGGCAATCGCCCGGGTTGGCCGGAAGGCGCCGGCATCGGCAAGACGCTGGTCTCCTCCTCCCTGATCGACCGCGTGGCCGCTTCCATCGACGCCAAGCTCGTTGAGGTTCCGGTCGGCTTCAAGTGGTTCGTCGACCCGCTGTTCAAGGGCGAAGTCGCCTTCGGCGGCGAAGAGAGCTCCGGCATGAGCTTCCTGCGCAAGGACGGCCGTGTGTGGACCACCGACAAGGACGGTCTGATCCCGGATCTGCTGGCTGCGGAAATCACCGCCAAGACCGGCAAGAACCCGGCACAGCTGCATCAGGAGCAGGTGGAACGCTTCGGCGAAAGCTGGTACAAGCGCATCGATACCCCGACCACGTTGGAGCAGAAGCAGAAGTTCGCCAAGCTTTCCGGCGACGACGTTGCTGCCACCACGCTGGCCGGCGAAGACATCACCGCCAAACTCACCGAGGCTCCGGGCAACAACGCCAAGATCGGCGGCCTGAAAGTCACCACCAAGAACAACTGGTTCGCGGCACGCCCATCCGGCACCGAAAACATCTACAAGGTGTATGCCGAGTCCTTCGAATCCCCGGAGGCCCTCGACAAGGTGCTCGCCGAAGCCACCGAAGTCGTAGACAAGGCCCTGGCCGAGTGA